The genomic interval GCTCAGGTAACTGCTGGCTGGCGCGGCAGTGGGTTTCGACCCGGCAAAAGACCGCCGGGATTCGGATCCCGTCGGCAGGCGGATACATTCGTGAATTTGCTCAAAACAGGCGTGGGGCCATGGGACGTTGTGCGTCGGGTCCCCAAAGCTGCGGAGAACGTAAAGCATGAGCAACTGGTTGGTAGACAAGCTGATCCCCTCGATCATGCGTTCCGAGGTGCGGAAAAGCTCGGTGCCGGAAGGCCTCTGGCACAAGTGTCCGTCCTGCGACGCAGTGCTGTACAAGCCCGAGCTGGAAAAGACCCTGGAGGTCTGCCCCAAGTGTGATCACCACATGCGTATCGGTGCGCGCACTCGGCTGAACATCTTCCTCGATGCCGAGGGGCGCGAGGAAATCGGTGCGGAGCTGGAGCCGGTGGATCGACTCAAGTTTCGCGACAGCAAGAAGTACAAGGACCGCCTTGCGGCAGCGCAGAAGCAGACAAACGAGAAGGATGCGCTGATCTCCATGAGCGGCACCCTGCAGGGCATGCCGGTGGTTGCCTGTGCCTTCGAGTTTTCCTTCATGGGCGGCTCCATGGGCGCCATTGTCGGCGAGCGCTTCGTGCAGGCGGCCAATGTGGCCCTCGAGCGGCGCTGTCCCTTCATCTGTTTCGCGGCATCCGGTGGAGCGCGCATGCAGGAGGCGCTGATCTCCCTGATGCAGATGGCCAAGACCTCGGCGGTTCTGGCGCGCCTGCGCGAAGAGGGGATTCCGTTCATCTCGGTGCTGACCGACCCCGTCTACGGCGGTGTCTCCGCCAGCCTGGCCATGCTCGGCGATGTCATCGTCGCGGAGCCCCAGGCACTGATCGGCTTCGCCGGCCCGCGGGTAATCGAGCAGACTGTGCGCGAGAAGCTGCCCGAGGGCTTCCAGCGCAGCGAGTTCCTGCTTGAGCACGGCGCCATTGACCTGATCATCCCTCGCCAGGAGCTGCGTCCGCGTCTGGCCCGTCTGCTCGCCCAGTTGACGCACTGGCGGGACTCCGTGACGGCCATTCCTGAGGCAGACAGGGACATCGCCGCCGACATGGCCATGGATACCGCCACGGCATGATCGAGCGCAGCCTCGCCGACTGGCTCGCCTATCTCGAGCGGTTGCACCCGGTGGCCATTGACATGGGGCTGGAGCGTTCGCGCGAGGTGGCGCGCCGGATGGGTCTCGGACGGCCGGCATCGCGGGTGGTGACGGTCACCGGGACCAACGGCAAGGGTTCCACCTGTGCATTTCTCGCCGCATTGATAGGTGCTCAGGGGCTCAGGGTCGGTGTCTACAACTCTCCCCACCTGCTGCGCTACAACGAGCGGGTGCGAATCGATGGTCGCGAGGTCGACGACGCCGCCCTGTGCCAGGCCTTTGCCGTGGTGGAGGCGGCGCGCGGCGAGATCTCCCTGACCTACTTCGAGATGGGCACCCTCGCAGCCTTCTGGTTGTTCGAGCGGGCCGGGCTGGATGCCGTCGTGCTGGAGGTGGGCCTTGGGGGTCGGCTGGATGCTGTCAATCTGGTTGACGCCGACGTGGCTGTGGTTACCAGTATCGCCCTGGATCATGCCGAGTGGCTGGGCAATACCCGCGATTCGGTGGCTTTCGAGAAGGCTGGGATCTTCCGTGCCGGGCGGCCGGCGGTCTGTGGCGAGCCGGACCCGCCGGCACCCCTGCTGGATCAGGCTGCGTCGCTGGGCGTGCCGCTCTACAGGCGAGGCCCGGATTATGAGCTGATTCTCGGGGAAGATACCTGGGGCTGGCGCGGCTGCAGTGCCACAGGCGACGGGCTTGAGTTGGAGGGTTTATCGCCACTCGATCTGCCGGTCGAGAGTGCCGCTCTGGCGCTGCAGGTCTATGCCTTGCTTGATCTGCCCTGGGAGGTCGGATCCATTGTGCAGGCTTTGAGCACTACGCATCTGAGCGGTCGTCTCGAGCGGCGCCAGATGTGCTGGCAGGGCAAGCATCTGTCGTTCCTGCTGGATGTCGGGCACAACCCCCATGCCGCCACCTATCTGGCCCGGCGCCTGGCCGCGCGGCCGCTCGAAGGGCAGCGGCTGGCGGTTTTCGGCCTGCTCGCCGACAAGGATCTGTCAGGCGTACTGGAGCCCCTGTTGCCACAGGTCCGGTATTGGGCGGTGGCGCCGCTGCCGACCCCGCGAAGCCTTCCGGCCGAGGGGCTGACGGTCGCCCTGCGGGGGCGTGGGGCGCTGGTTGTCGCGTGCGCCGATGTCGCCGAAGCGTTGCAGGTGCAATGCCGGCGAGCTGCCGAAGGTGATGAAATCCTGGTGTTCGGTTCTTTTTATTGTGTGGCCGAAGCGCTGGACTGGTTGCGTCGGCAGGAGGAAAAACGGGATGGCCTGGCTGGATAAGAGGCTCAAGCAGCGGATGATCGGTGCCCTGGTGTTGTTGGCACTGGCGGTGATCTTTCTGCCGATGCTGTTCACCCGCGAGGACGAGGTTCGGCAGGTGGTGGTCGAGGCGCCGCCCATGCCCAAGGCCCCGCCTGCGCCGCGTGTCGAGCTGGAGCCGGTTGCGGTTCCGGAGCCGGTGATTCTGCCTGAGGAGCCGCAGCCCTCCTCGGCGGTTGCCGATGCGCCGGCTGCTGCCGTGCCGAGTGCTCCCTCGGCTGCTGCCCATGCCGCTCCGGCTAAGCCCCAGGCGGCCAATCCCGCTCCGCCTCCGGCACAGGCCAAGGCAGCCGAGGCAAGCCGCCTGGATGCCAACACCTTGCCGGTCAGTTGGTCGATCCAACTGGCCAGCCTGTCCAACACTGCCAATGCCCAGGCCCTGCAGAAGACCCTGCGCAGCCAGGGCTACAACGCGTACATCCGTCATGTCGACGGGATGAATCGGGTATACGTCGGGCCGGTCATCGAGCGGAGCGAGGCCAACCGCCTGCGCGATCAGCTCAAGCGGCAGCACAATCTCAGCGGCTTTGTCGTGCGCTTCCAGCCTGAACGTGGCTGAGCACCCGATTGCCGGCCATGCTGCGGACGCCTTGGGTTGGGGCTGTATACCGAGGGCGGCCAGTGGATTCAGGTTCTTACTCGAACAGGAGGGGCTCTGCTAGAATGCAGGGCCTTTCCATTCATGGGTTGAACCGTGGCATTCACCTGGGTCGATTGGGCGATCATCGCGATCGTCGCCGTTTCCAGTCTGATCAGCTTGACGCGAGGCTTCGTCAAGGAAGCCCTGTCGCTGGTCACCTGGATCATCGCCGGCGTCATTGCCTGGATGTTTGGCGGAGCACTCTCGCAGCATCTGGTCGGCTATATTGCCACGCCCTCGCTGCAGGTCATTGCCGCCTGCGCGATTCTTTTCGTGGCGACCCTGCTGGTCGGTGCGCTGGTCAACTTCCTCATTGGCGAGCTGGTGCGCGTCACCGGCCTGTCCGGTACAGATCGCGTGCTCGGCATGGTCTTTGGTGCTGCCCGGGGTGGGCTGCTGGTGGTACTGCTGGTCGGCCTGCTCAGTCTGGCACCCGTGCAGCAGGATCCCTGGTGGCAACAGTCGGCCCTGCTGCCGCACTTCCTGATAGTCGCCGACTGGTCGAAAAATCTCATCCTGGGATTTTCCGGCCAATGGCTTGCCGGCGGGATAAGCGTGCCGCGCTGAGCTTCCAAGAGACAGATGGGGCCGGCCTCGGGCGGGCGCCCGGAATTAGCCTGAACTACTAGCAGGGGTTGCGTCACATGTGTGGCATCGTCGGTATTGTCGGTAAGTCCAACGTCAATCAAGCGCTGTATGACGCGCTTACCGTCCTTCAGCATCGCGGCCAGGACGCTGCCGGTATCGTCACCTGCCATGAGGGCCGCTTGTTCCTGCGCAAGGACAACGGTCTGGTGCGCGATGTGTTCCAGCAGCGGCACATGCAGCGCCTGGTCGGTCACATGGGCATCGGTCACGTGCGCTACCCCACGGCCGGCAGCTCCAGTTCGGCCGAGGCCCAGCCGTTCTACGTCAACTCTCCCTACGGGATCACCCTGGCGCACAATGGCAACCTGACCAACGTCGATCAGCTGTCCCGCGAAATCTACGAGTCCGACCTGCGTCATGTGAATACCAGCTCCGACTCCGAGGTGTTGCTCAACGTCTTCGCCCATGAGCTGGCGGTGCGCGGCAAGCTGCAGCCGACGGAGGAGGACGTGTTCGCCGCGGTTTCCGGCGTGCA from Azotobacter salinestris carries:
- the accD gene encoding acetyl-CoA carboxylase, carboxyltransferase subunit beta — protein: MSNWLVDKLIPSIMRSEVRKSSVPEGLWHKCPSCDAVLYKPELEKTLEVCPKCDHHMRIGARTRLNIFLDAEGREEIGAELEPVDRLKFRDSKKYKDRLAAAQKQTNEKDALISMSGTLQGMPVVACAFEFSFMGGSMGAIVGERFVQAANVALERRCPFICFAASGGARMQEALISLMQMAKTSAVLARLREEGIPFISVLTDPVYGGVSASLAMLGDVIVAEPQALIGFAGPRVIEQTVREKLPEGFQRSEFLLEHGAIDLIIPRQELRPRLARLLAQLTHWRDSVTAIPEADRDIAADMAMDTATA
- the folC gene encoding bifunctional tetrahydrofolate synthase/dihydrofolate synthase gives rise to the protein MIERSLADWLAYLERLHPVAIDMGLERSREVARRMGLGRPASRVVTVTGTNGKGSTCAFLAALIGAQGLRVGVYNSPHLLRYNERVRIDGREVDDAALCQAFAVVEAARGEISLTYFEMGTLAAFWLFERAGLDAVVLEVGLGGRLDAVNLVDADVAVVTSIALDHAEWLGNTRDSVAFEKAGIFRAGRPAVCGEPDPPAPLLDQAASLGVPLYRRGPDYELILGEDTWGWRGCSATGDGLELEGLSPLDLPVESAALALQVYALLDLPWEVGSIVQALSTTHLSGRLERRQMCWQGKHLSFLLDVGHNPHAATYLARRLAARPLEGQRLAVFGLLADKDLSGVLEPLLPQVRYWAVAPLPTPRSLPAEGLTVALRGRGALVVACADVAEALQVQCRRAAEGDEILVFGSFYCVAEALDWLRRQEEKRDGLAG
- a CDS encoding SPOR domain-containing protein — its product is MAWLDKRLKQRMIGALVLLALAVIFLPMLFTREDEVRQVVVEAPPMPKAPPAPRVELEPVAVPEPVILPEEPQPSSAVADAPAAAVPSAPSAAAHAAPAKPQAANPAPPPAQAKAAEASRLDANTLPVSWSIQLASLSNTANAQALQKTLRSQGYNAYIRHVDGMNRVYVGPVIERSEANRLRDQLKRQHNLSGFVVRFQPERG
- a CDS encoding CvpA family protein; translation: MAFTWVDWAIIAIVAVSSLISLTRGFVKEALSLVTWIIAGVIAWMFGGALSQHLVGYIATPSLQVIAACAILFVATLLVGALVNFLIGELVRVTGLSGTDRVLGMVFGAARGGLLVVLLVGLLSLAPVQQDPWWQQSALLPHFLIVADWSKNLILGFSGQWLAGGISVPR